From Camelina sativa cultivar DH55 chromosome 5, Cs, whole genome shotgun sequence:
ATTAGTGAAGTCTttaagttaaagaaaaaaaaaagagagaagcaaaaatAATTGAAGAGACATATACAAGAGTAAGAATCTTGTTTCATTCTAGCTAAAGCACCCAATCCTTAAGTTGTGGACACTGTTAAATGCTCCAAACCAGAACACTCCAATAAACTTAAGGGgagtgtattgaaaccatgattttggaagatttgatgggatttagaaaatttggaattttgaaagattttagggaagttgatatgatttattgtaaaattctttcaaatcccacataaaaccatgagatttggatttctctatttttaactaaacaaatcccacctaaatcttccagaatttcaaaaatcattaaaatccaaattcacaaactattttgaataacagtggattttaaagtagatttttaaattatcagttgaataacagtgaattttaatagactttttaaaatacatgattgaataacataggatttgtaagtttcacacaaatcatttaaaatatcaaattgaatacaccccctaagaGTCTCTCCTCTTAAGAAAACACTAAAGTTTTCATTAATATACTAGTTGATTGTAGATATGTTCAAACAGATCCGCTGTAGCACACAGGTTAATTTCAATTGTGAAATCCGGGTTCAAACCCCGGCAGCGGAATACTTTTTTTAGTCACGTAAAGGACAGATCCAATTATCGAAACTATTTCACACACCtaacaaataaaatgataaaaacataatttcatTATGCTTGTCTAAGTTGACTTTGCTACAGGAGATCATTCGAGAGTTTTCTTATCTTTAATGagcttttgcttttgtattgaaTGAGAGATTCATCAACAAATCTATAGCTTGCAAGTTGTTTCAAGTCACGTATGATAGGCTAATATCAAGAttgtgccaaaaaaaaaaaaatatatagattgtGCTTATCCAATACATAACTGGAAGAACAATACTTTTGGTATTCATCGCCAGTGGAGTCTTTGAGTTACATAAGAGATAAAGGAGCTTataaaaagagaagacaaagaatcAAGAAGAGCTTTGAGCTCTGTTTTTGATCAAAAGCAGAGCCGAAACCACCTCAATACGACATCGCTTCATTCTAGCTAGATAAAACACACATTATCAATAAACCGTCCCGGTTATTCACTGGTTCAGAAATTTTACAACGACATCGTTTCATTCTAGGCTAAAGCTCCCATCCTTAACCGGACcggttgaagaaaaaaataacaaaaatacacgATCCGTGTGAGTGACTTAATAACCCAATCTATTACCGTAGATTTAATAGTAATCAACGGTTCATATTTCTTCTTAACCTTTTCTCGCGGATCGTCATCAGTAACCGTACAATCAAAGACTAAAAAGAACGGTCACGATTCATTTTCCAAAACAAAGCATCTTCTTTATAAAtccatcatcttcctcttcagcaaccaaacaaaacttcaaatcgtcttttaaacaaatctcaaattctcccaagaaaaaagaaaaaagaaaaaaatgtcagGAAGAGGAAAAGGAGGAAAAGGGTTAGGCAAAGGAGGAGCAAAAAGACACAGAAAAGTTCTAAGAGACAACATCCAAGGAATCACGAAGCCAGCGATACGTCGTCTCGCTCGTAGAGGAGGAGTGAAACGTATCAGTGGTCTGATCTACGAAGAAACGAGAGGTGTGCTGAAGATCTTTCTCGAGAACGTGATTAGAGATGCTGTGACGTATACTGAACACGCTAGGAGGAAGACTGTTACTGCAATGGATGTTGTTTATGCTTTGAAGAGGCAAGGACGTACTCTCTATGGATTTGGTGGttgattttaacaaatttgagttttctttttgtttttggggtttcttgtgtttttatgatgATTAATTAAGTCTTGCTGTCAAGAAATTTCAGAATTATTTAgggatttagggtttgagatttgTAATTAGGGTAATTGCAAGTTGCTGTAATGAAGATCTCATTTGGTTACTGATAGTTTCAATTGCTCTTAATTTCTCTAATCTACTCTTATTTGCTATAAGAACAGtccttaattttataaaattgtacTTAATTATGAGGATTTTGGGTTTATGagatttaaaatcaaattatgtACTAAATGTGAGCATTTTAGAGTTTAGTGATTAAGAACAGAAGACTCATAAACTTCTGAGCTAAATTTGAGATACTATTACTCAACAGCCACGTCAGCGATccaagacataattttgtaacgAACCATTTCACCGTCAGATCAGATAGAATCAACGGTCAATACAACGACACAgattctaaaagaaaagaaaatcaaattgtGGACTAAATTTGAGCATTTTAGAGTGTTTGTTTGGAGTTTAAATATAAGACTCATAAACTTGTGAGGTAATTTTGGGATAATATTGTTATTACTCAACAGCCACGTCATCGATCCAGGACATTCTTTTGTAACGAAATATTTACCGTCAGATCAGATTTAATCAACGGTCAATACAGCGACACagattagaaaagaaaagaaagaaaaaagaaagggcCCTACCGGATTCGAACCGGTGACCTATTGATCTGCAGTCAAttgctctaccactgagctaagGACCCTTTGTtgttaaactattaaaataaacagaatatTACGTTAATCAACATTGTTCTTCCATTTCTACAACACCTTCGATACCAAAACAAGACCGTAACAAAGAGACAGAAGCAACAACCATAACTCCTGCGAATATAGTCGGAACAAAAAGATCCAAAGTCGATTTCTTCACCATTTCTGAAGGTATGATCACAGTTTCTTCCATCGGAATCCTCACGAACccatctgaagaagaagatgatgatatttTAGACACGAAAGCCATCTCCGGAGCGAATGAAGCCAAAGCCACCGTTAACATTAGGAGTATTGTCCATGTTGCTGCTTGAACAAGAACTTTCCAACGAGTTGAGACTTTCTCAAGTATTGGTTCCATTGTTAAGGATCAAAACTAGAAGTTGTTTAGTTTTGTCTTGTGtgtgaagttaaaaaaaaaaagattttgagtGTGTTGATTGTGATAGTACTATGTGACGAAGGAGTGGGAGAGAGGGCGCTTACACGTTTTCACGAACTCTATTTTACAATTACGATTTTGccatttttcttattaatcttGAATTAATTAGGTTGTGGTGGTTTGAATAAATTTTGTAGTGACCGAGTTTTAATGATTATTCACCTAACTAACGAGAGAAAAATGTACCCCGTGAACTAATCTAGTGTCTCTAATGATAGGATCGGAGAAGAGGTCAATGAAGGGTTGAGAATGAGTCATGAGATTTTACAATGATGATGAGAGTAACATTTTTCGgatattttaattgttgttaAAGTTTGTGGCTTTGACTAAATCCAATGTATATGTGGCAGTAAGAAGAGGTTAGCGATAGACCAACATTACTCTATAATTCATGTTGAACATATCCTAAGTTCCTAACACATGTCACCCATTGGCAACTTCTACCTACATACAAGTACTACTTAACTTTTGTTTCACAAGTGAggttaatcataattaattagtcTTAGAAGTGGGACTAACGCAAACACTCATTGGGTTTTAAAAGGCGATCTAGCAACTCTCGTTTCCTAAAGTCTCATATATTATCACATCTATATTTAGTTGTCAAGGCTCGAGCACATCCCCTtagatctctgtttttgttgcaTATTAGCTAATTAAGGTGAATTTAcagaatttatatatagtttttaaaatttgttttaatgattaatgtaaaattaatttaaccaaaattttttgtTACATTATATGCATCCTTAAATTGAAAGTAGGTTCGAGAGTAAtgcaagaatttttttaaaaaatttagtatcttgaatcaatatttttagaGGTTTTAGATAATCATCATAAATCTcgttgttttgatttatttttcttagttaaCAGTTAGTTTTAGGATTCCATTTCTGATTATTTCATTTAGTTCTAACTAATGTTATAgcctatcaaaaaaaaaaaaaaaaactaatgttaTGTTATATTGCTTGgaaaatttttatgttttgctaAAAATTTTTCCTCTTGCTTATTTTTACATTAGTTATAGATTTATCATCGTAACATGTTTATAATCATCATGTTGCTAAATGTTTTGCTAAAATAAACACATGGGGACAGTTCAAATTATGCCTATGGAACCAATGGTGGACGTATTGGAGACTAAAATAAACACATGGGGACAGTTCAAATCATGCCTATGGAAACAATGGTGGACGTATTGGAGATCACCAGACTACAATCTTGTCCGGTTCATTTTCACATTAGCAACATCTCTCTTGGATGGTACCATCTTCCGGCAAATAGGAGGTAACAGGTCGACGGCAGGAGACTTATCTATGGTCATAGGAGCATTGTACGCCGCGGTTATTTTCGTGGGAATCAATAACTAACCTATCCAAGTTGTGAGTGGCGGCGGTATACTATATATGATGCAACTCTAGAAACATTTCACAAAATCCAAAGCATATAGGGTTTGAATCACATTCAAGCTTCAAACTTAATCACTATTCTTTACAACACATGGAGACTACCATATATTAGTTTGGCCGTTTGTGAAAATAACCAAACCCCAAACCGAAACTAAAAacgttgttatatatataagctaataAAAGTCTCATCATCTCTATGACCCCATTTTTATCTAAGAAAGATTGATCCTCTCTTATTCCAACTCTCGTTGTTACTTACTAAAGATATCTATTTTGGTCACATATACTCTGAGGGGTGTCCATCATTTCTAAGATGAATAAAcaagagcttttttttttttgatcaaacagaTGGTTTCTATTTATTCAAACAGAAAACATTACAAGGAAATGAGTTTGTTcacattaaataaaaacgaattttGATCTAGTAAAATTACCAATTCATCATacaaaactatctataaaatcaagaaattcCAATTACCATGCACCATTTAAAGTTAAACTCAAACTTTTTGCAGAACTTCAAACAAATTTCGACACAATTCCAAGTCACTTAACATTGATAATCTActtcaaaagaaacattaataCCATAATATTCTTCAACAAATTACATCCAAAGCCATAAACCCATCAGattacataacaaaacaaacccaTATGTTAAGCCTAAACCACCCAAACCTAAGAGCCTTCGTTCCTTCAGAAACAGCATGCTTAGAAAAGTTCACCAGGTAACACAAGTCTAACAGCTGTCTGAATCTCCCTAGAAGTGATCATAGGTTTCTTGTTATACGTAGCCAACTTCGAAGCTTCTTGCGCAAGTTTCTCGAATATATCGTTGATAGAACTGTTCATAATCCCCATAGCTTTGCTTAAGATTCCAATATCTGGATGAACTTGTTTCAGAACCTTGAAGATGTAGATCTTGTCTGTCTCTGTGCTTTTCTTgactcgtttcttcttcttgtcgaCGCCTTAGGTGATAAAGGCTTCTTtaggtagtttttttttcttgctggaGCTTTCTATTGATGGCGTGGAGATATTGTATCCGTTGGATTAATAAGTAagtgtttttcttctttgtggAGAATAATTAGGATTGCTGATGTGTATTAAGCGGTTAAATAGTCCaactttttgtttaataaacaaatagcataatttcattaaatatagataaaaattttgaaagttttttaatttttttagggaataaatgaaaatatattttttttaaaaataataatacaatttaAGAATGACGtaaacttcttatttttttgggtgGTTAGAAATCGCCTATTTTTCTCCTCTAATCGTTTCTTTGAACCACTCATTCCAACCACATGTTTCAATCACTTCTCCTAATCGTTGTTTTGGTCGGTAACTTATAAGGTGGTCCGTTTGTAAACGAGGTACCGATCAATTTCTTTTAAGTGATGTAAAATGCTAACGATCCACTAATAGTGATTAGTGATAGAAACAATTTGACAATATTAAGTACGTAGTGAAGAGATATGTATGAAGAAGGTTAGTTGAGTTTGTAGTGAAAGAGATAGAAGAGCTATGAATTAAATCAAAGTGTAGGATTTTTCTCATTAACTCAAAGTTTGACGTTATTATGGATCTATGTAATAAGAGCTAGTTCTTAGTTTCTGACTCTATTCAAGTTGCTTTGCCAGGACCATACCAACACAACCATCTGACATCTTATTCGGACTAATCCTTATAGTGAATTGACTCAACGAAAAAGCAATCCATAAAGTTGATCTTGGGCCAAATATAATCCTAAGTCTCGCCAACCATGACTTTTGTTTCTAATAGAAGACTAGTCCTTACTCCTTACTTCCTCTATTGAGTTCTTTAAAGTTTACTTCATTTggtgtctaatttttttttaaataatttatttatatgtttttttttagatttgtttaaatACTAACTAGTGGGAAGCTTTAGTAAATTTCtgaaaatcactaattcaacaAGCAGTTGACCTTACTAGTttgtatgattattaatttagcCGACGAAACTAtactaaattataataaaatagtaaagagATAAAGGCATCATTaccatcttcaccaagaaaCCTCAAAAACTTAATACAAGCTAGTTAAATGGGATTTCTGAAATCAATGAACTAATTGGATTCCCAAAAGTTAAAGCATGTTTtcaagaaaaatgaagaagcAAAGGAGATAGATTGCCAAAGAGATAACTATCTAAATTTTAGTTAATCGTTTCCAACCATTAATTTAGTTGACGAGAGACCCCATTATTGTTTCATAGGGACTAAGGTGAAAATGATAGTTCTGAAAATCTGTTGAAGACTATTCAGTTTCAAAATCTATTTTGGACCGGACTCATTCATCAAAGAATTATAGTCAGATCTCATTATCAATTTTCTTTACAAACttcaacatctttttttttttttttctttttttcttttcagtttggGCTTTAAACATGTTTGGAAATATGATTGTGTTTTCGGGTTTGAcctgttttaaaattatatgggACCAACAATTATATGATGCagttcatatataatttttgttttaattattttttatttatacataaCTTATTAATATGTTTCGTACACATGCGAATTAATCTGTATTATATTgtattaatcatataattatcataaaaaggtaatatatatgtatcaactatttaaaccctaaataatttattttttttataaagaattttggTTAATCACTTCTTTCAACCGATTTTTTGATGGGAGAATTGCAAAATTGGAcccctaacttgagtcaattACAATTTTAGAcacctctttttctctctccaacatttgccactttctccCTATTAAATCCTTGGTCATTAATTGTATTCACGaaaatgccattatttctgatttatttgaatttcttgcgaaaatatttattacatccatatcctcatcttcttcttttatttacggttgtgccaccaccatcaattttccaacaaccatgaacaaccaaatttgaagctcttaaagcttcaacaacctgaatttgtaaacttaaataacacccaatgctatgaaaacttcattttcttccatctcctctccattttaatccaagaaaatttgcaagtgcatttatcttgttatatgtcatgattcttggatagtgattaaattggcgCTGAGTTTCTTCCGTGGTGACTAAAGACGACGTCCTTGGTGCTTGtcattgcgaaacaaccaccgataaggttattttccggtatATTTCAtgattttccttgatttttttgcggaagtagacttcatttgttagtctaaccgtcataatatcatgtaaagtctactctatggtcaattttgcaattaaaattttatcgagtttcgagcccgtagactaCAATTTCAGTCtacttaatttcatttgaaaacaaaaaaatatggttcagactgcattataatctttccGTCAGATATTTCatttgcagtctactaaggtgtatattt
This genomic window contains:
- the LOC104786825 gene encoding histone H4, which codes for MSGRGKGGKGLGKGGAKRHRKVLRDNIQGITKPAIRRLARRGGVKRISGLIYEETRGVLKIFLENVIRDAVTYTEHARRKTVTAMDVVYALKRQGRTLYGFGG
- the LOC104786826 gene encoding uncharacterized protein LOC104786826, translating into MEPILEKVSTRWKVLVQAATWTILLMLTVALASFAPEMAFVSKISSSSSSDGFVRIPMEETVIIPSEMVKKSTLDLFVPTIFAGVMVVASVSLLRSCFGIEGVVEMEEQC